In the genome of Daucus carota subsp. sativus chromosome 9, DH1 v3.0, whole genome shotgun sequence, the window CTGAACTTAACAGGAAGCGGAAGAAGGAAAATAGATTACATTCACCGGATTGATAAGTTTTGTCAGTGCACATGGGTATCAGAGAAATGCCTACCTTGGCTGAGTCAGCTACAAAGATCCTCGAAATTAGATGGCGGCATTCGGGAGATATATGAACATAATCTGGAATCGAGTACTGGACGTTCAAGATCCGCTGCATTAGTCATAAGATAAGCACTAACATGAGTATCAGCCAACAACATCTAGTGCATAATAGATAACAAGAGGTGAATGGTTACATGTATTGTCTTGCGGAAATTCTTAGGTTCCTCGGGATCCTCAAAAGGATATGCGCCCACCAGCATGACGTATAATGTTACACCGCATGACCATACATCTGCAAGCTGATGTTTTCATGGCAATATTAGCATAGCATCCATGTCGTACACAAGTGCACAACAATTTTAAAATGTGATTGATGGTACAAACTACTAGCTGTTATCTATGTCGTAGTAACAGTTGTAGTAACAGAAAGCCAGGATATGGCTTTAAGTGTAGGCCGATGTCAAGCAGAGGTCACTGAACCTCAACTTTTAAGGGAAAATACAAACTACTGGCTTGCCTCTTATGTAATAATCATAGACACAGACACTGACATTTTAACCATCAAACGATGCACAATCAGAAGGCGGCGGGTAAGTTAATGTGATAACATGATTTACCTTTCCATCATATTCTTTCTTGAGTAACACTTCGGGAGCAATATATGCAGGTGTTCCAACAGTCGACTTTGGTTGTGAATGCAGCACTGAGGACTGAGTAGTGAAAGAAAGTTAAACTATTTATACACCAACAATCGAACAATGCAACATAAAGAAAGTAAGTACCTGAAAAATGCGTCTTCCTTTTAACAATGTATAGTTAACAATTAGAAATATGATGGAGATATACAAAGACAAGCACAATGCGAAAGACagaatcaaattttctttttctctcttctgTCTTATTAGTCATACCATTGTCCATCGGAACATTCAGATTCATTCTAATTGCTTTGAAACTGAAAAACTGGAAcaaagaaaatacaaaaattgataCCTTAGAATATCCAAAATCACATATTTTCAACCGAGGTGCTGGGCTCCCATCCAGTAATGTGTTCTCCAGTTTCAAATCGCGGTGGCATACTTGCTTCATATTGGAATTAAACGAATATTGAGCCTAATTACCTCAACGGATTTGACTATTCAAGGTAAGTAAATGCAGGTTTTCTTTACATACCATTGAATGACAGTAGCCGACTCCAGATACAAGTTGTTGGAAAAAGAAACGAGCCTGTTGCACAAGCTAAAGAGTAAATTTACCATAAATGAAAAGGGACATCTTTGAAAACAAAACTAATGCTTCAAGCGAGAACCTCATCCTCGCTGAATCGTCCTGCATTGCATATCCGCTCAAAAAGCTCTCCTCCGGATGCATATTCCATCACAATAGCCAAATGAGTCGGTGTTAAGTCGACCTATAAAATGATAACTGACATTAAAACAAGTGTCATTCTTGAAACTTCTACTTTCCACAAAAACATTATAACTTATGCAGAGTCTGGAAAAATTAATACCTCTTTAAATCTAACGATATTGGGATGCCTCAGCGATCTATGGTTGATTATTTCACGCGAAACATTTTCATCTATCTGTTAGGCACAAGTAAGACTGAATCAAACATGAACGCATCAAGAATCTCCAACAGCC includes:
- the LOC108202305 gene encoding serine/threonine-protein kinase SRK2E; its protein translation is MDRPVIPVGPGMDLPIMHDSEKYELVKDIGSGNFGVARLMRDKVSNELVAVKYIERGDKIDENVSREIINHRSLRHPNIVRFKEVDLTPTHLAIVMEYASGGELFERICNAGRFSEDEARFFFQQLVSGVGYCHSMQVCHRDLKLENTLLDGSPAPRLKICDFGYSKSSVLHSQPKSTVGTPAYIAPEVLLKKEYDGKLADVWSCGVTLYVMLVGAYPFEDPEEPKNFRKTIHRILNVQYSIPDYVHISPECRHLISRIFVADSAKRITMDDIRNHEWFLKNLPADLIDENKLNQFNEPDQPMQSIDEIMQIIAEATIPAAGGNNLNQYLTGSLDMDDDMDEDLESDPDLDLESSGEIVYAM